Genomic window (Pseudomonadota bacterium):
AACCGGGTGCGCCTGCGCCATCCGCAGGTCTCGCGCGAGCACGCGTCCATCGACGGCAGCGAAGGCCGCTGGATGCTGCTCGACCATGGATCGACGAACGGGACGTTCCTCAACGAGCGACCGGTGTCAGGGCGCGCAGAGCTTCGCTCTGGCGACCGCATCCGTGTCAGCGACTTCCTCTTCGTCTTCTCGGAGCGAAGCGGCGGCGGGCTGCTCGAGCTCTTCAGCGAAGAGGGGAACGCCCGCCTCGACGTCATCGCGCTTCGTCGCGACGTGGGCGGAGGGCAGCTGATCCTGCGCGACGTCTCGCTCACCGTGATGCCACGTGAGTTTGTTGCCGTGGTCGGAGTGAGCGGTGCCGGCAAGTCGACCTTTGTCAATGCCGTGAGCGGCTTCCGGCCTGCAGACAGCGGCGCGGTGCTGCTCAACGGCGTCGATTTCTATGCCAACCTCGACGCGTTGCGCGAGTCGCTCGGCTACGTGCCGCAAGACGACATCATCCATCGTGAGCTCACCGTCTATCAGGCGCTCTACTACGCTGCGCTGCTGCGGCTCCCGGAGGACATGGGGGCGGGCGAGGTCGATCAGCGCATCGAGCAGGTGCTGGTCGAGCTGCAGCTCACCGAGCGGCGCAACCTGCCCGTGTCGCGCCTGAGCGGAGGGCAGCGCAAGCGGGTCAGCATCGGGGTCGAGCTGCTCACGCAGCCTCGCCTCTTCTTCCTCGACGAGCCCACCTCTGGCCTCGATCCAGGGCTCGAGGGAGAGATGATGCGCCTGTTCCGGAGGCTCTCCGACGCGGGACACACCCTTCTGGTCATCACCCACGCCACAACCAACATCCACCTGTGCGATCAGCTGGTCTTCCTGGCCAGGGGAGGGGCGCTGGCCTACTACGGGTCCCCGCGAGGGGCCTTGACCTATTTCGGGGTGAGCGATTTCCCCGAGATCTACGCCCAGATCGAGGGCTCCGATCCGTTGATGTGGGAGCGACGGTTCCGGGCCAGTGAAGAGTATCGTCGTCTCGTCATCGAGCGTCTCGCGCAGGTCCCCCTGGCGGTGGTCCCCCCGCAGGCCCGCGCCGCCCTCGAGACGCAGGTTCTCGCCCCCGGGAAGTCGACGGTGGACGTCACCCCCGCGCCCGCGCAGACGCCCCCCCAGGCGCCGATGGCAGCGCATCGCAGCGTGCGACGCACCAGCGCCATGCGACAGTTCTTCATCCTCAGCCGCCGGTATCTCGAGATCGTGTGGCGCGATCGGCGCAACCTGCTGCTCATGCTCTTGCAGGCGCCCATCATCGCGGGTCTTCTGGCCATCGTGTTCGACGCCGACATCTTCGACGTGTCGAACGGGAACTTCGTGCAGGCGCGCACGTTCCTGTTCCTCATGGTGTGCTGCTCGATCTGGTTCGGAACCAGCAACGCGGCGCGCGAGATCTGCAAGGAACGCGCCATCTACCGGCGCGAGCGCTCCGCAAACCTGCAGATCGCGCCCTACGTCTTCTCGAAGGTCGCCGTGCTGCTCGGGCTCTGCGTGGTGCAGAGCGTGACCATGATGGCCGTCATCCGCAGTCGCATCGCCCTGCCGGATCTCGGGAACGTGTTTCTCGAGAAGATGTTCCTCGTCTTGCTGCTCTCGTCGGTCGGGGGCCTCGCCATGGGGCTGCTGCTCTCATCGCTGGTGTCGAATCCAGACAAGGCGGGCAGTCTTGTGCCGATCATCCTCATTCCCCAGCTGGTGCTGGCGGGGGCCCTCATCCCGCTGAAGGGGCTCGCGCAGGACGTGTCCTACGTCATGCTGAGCAAGTGGGGCTATGAGATGCTGGGCCAGGCCGCGCGACTCCAGGAGCTGCCTCGTCCTCCCGCGCTGTCATCGGCGGAGATCGAGCCTGCGCTGGCCCTCGACATCTCGTTCGCGGGTCATTTCTGGGTGCTGACGTGCTACATCAGCCTGCTGCTGCTGGCCACCTGCATCGTGCTGGCGCGCAGCGAGTCGGTGGAGTCGTGACGACCGGGCAGACCTCGCTCAGTGCAGCGGGGTCACCTCGGTGACCGGCCAGGGGCAGAAGGTCAGGATGAGCGCGACGAGCGACAGCAGCGCGCATACGTGGGCCGCGCGACTCGGTGGGGTTGCCTCATCGGTAGGCCCGGGATTGCCGGTGAAGCTGAAGATCAGGACCACAACGGCCCAGACGTACCACCCCGGCCAGTAGCGCCATCCCAGCACCGCGAGCCCCGCTGACAGCAGCTTTGCGCAGCGCCGCTGCACACGGTCGCAGATGTAGGCGCGAAGGATGTGCCCCCCGTCGAGCTGCCCGCCAGGAAGCAGGTTGAGCGCCGTGATGAGCGTGCCGAACCAGCCCGCCATGACGGCCGGGTGGGCCACCAGCTCCTGGCCTGGAAGGAGCCGAGGGCCGCACAGCGCGGTCATGAGGCGCATGAGAAGCGGTTCGCCGAACACGATGCAGGGCTCGTACATCGCTTGAGGGGCGGCACCGTGGGAGAAGGGGAGGGCGCAGGCAAGGACGATGAGGGTCGCCCCGAGTCCGGCCAGGGGGCCCCAGGCCCCCAGCTTGATCATGGCGTCGCGATCCGGAGGAGGGCTGCGCATCTGGATGAACGCCCCCATGGTACCGAACAGCAGGGGCATGGGGATGACGTACGGCAGGGTGGCTCGGATCCCGCAGCGGCGGGCCGCCACATAGTGACCGAGCTCGTGGCTGAGCAAGATGAACAGCACCCCGCAAGAGAACTCGGCAGCCTCTATCCAGCCCCTCGCAGCGCTCTCCGCAGAGGGTTCGACGAATCCGAAGCCCGCCTGGAAGGTGGTGCCCACGGCCAGCAGGAGCAGCAGCGCGGGGACTCGCCATGCGTTGATGGGGCGGGCGGCCCCCTTTGCCGGCGCCAGAGAGAGAACGCGGGGCACGCGATTCGGCCGGAGGAACGCGAAATACCCTAACTCAGAGAGGCGCCAGGCGCCATTGCGATCGGGCTGTCGTCCGGGCGGAACGAGCCCGACCAGGTGAGAGCCGTTCGTCTCGAGGGTCAGCGTACCGTATGCCTCAGCCGCGACACGCACGACCTGGGCGGTGTCCGGCGCGCAGGCGCTCCACGAGATCTCCGGCGAGAAGCACAGGGGGCACTCGAACGCGGCGCTGTGCGCGACGCTGTGCGCGGTTCGGAGGCATTCCTCGCAGGTGACGGTGATGACAGCGTTCGACACCCGCCAGAAGTTCGCTCTCTGGGGCCAGGAGCCTCTCTGGAGCCGATCACGCCAAGAAGGGGAGACCGCCGCTTCGAGCAGGACTGTGCGCAGAGTCTCCGAACTGCCAACCCTGCTCAATGCGCCAGCCCAGACGCGGAACACGCGTTCGCTCGGCGGCGGCGCCAGACTACCAGAGGGAGATCGCCCCGTGATGCCTGCTTCTCGTCCCGTCTCCTCCCCGCGCGCCCTGCGGCCTTCAGTGGCCGCCCTCGCCGTCGCACTCGCCGTAGCGACGCTCGCTTCCTTTCTGACCCAGCCCGCCCACGCCGACAACAAGACCGTTGTGGCCAGCGTGGTCGCCATCGACGGCAAGCTCACCGTCGAGCGACCCGGTGCGGGGAAGTACGCCGCATTCGTGCAGATGCCCGACTATGTGGGCGACGTGCTCAGCACCGACGCCAAATCGGTGGCCGCTCTCGAGTTCGTGGTGGGTGGCAAGATCGGTGTGAACCCGAGCAGCTCGGTGATGATCACCGGGAACCGCAGCGCCAGCGACGGCAGCGGGCACGTGCTCAACGTGAAGAGCGGGGCCATCTGGGCCAAGTTCGACAAGCAGAAGAGCCCGCTGCTCATCAAGACGCCCAGCGCCACCATCGGCATCCGCGGCACCGAGTTCGTGGTGAACAGCGACGACAAGGGCACCACCATCGACGTGTTCGAGGGCAACGTGGCCTACGCGCCCAGCAAGCCGGGTGACGAAACCCCCTTCCTTGCCCCTACGGCCCCTGTTGCGGGGCCTGGGTCACGCGTGTTCATCGACGCCGCGCTGAAGGCCAAGGTCGAGACCTACGACCCGGAGAAGCTGCGCAAGGAAGACGCCGACCGCTACAAAGATCTCGCCACCGCGCTGCAGGCGCTGCGGTTCATCTCGAACATCGCCGGCTTCATCCCAGGCGGGTCGAACCTCTACCCCGCCATCGGATACGCAAACCTGGCCGTCGAGGTCATCGCCAACCCCGAACAGGCGGCCAAGGATTTTGCCGCCAGCCAGATCGAGAGCCGCGTGCCCATGGGCGGCATGCTGGGGGGCATGATTCGCAGCGCCGGCAGCGGCGAGAAGAAAGACCCCGATTTCCCCATCGATCTGAAGCCCTACAACCAGGATGGCGTGAGCCCGAGTGACCTGGCCTTCTCGTGGAAGGCCTTCAAGAACGCGAAGTCCTACGTGGTGCTCGTGAGCCAGAACGAGAGCATGGACCAGGCCAACCTGCAGTGGGCTGCCTCGGTGAAAGACGCGAGCGCGGCCTACCCCAAGGACGGACCGCCCATGCAGGCCGGCGCCAAGTACTTCTGGCGCGTTGTGGCCATGAACGACGAGGGCAAGGCCATCGGAAAGGCCAGTCAGTCATGGTTCACCGTGCCGAGTGACTACAAGCCGGCCGGACAGTAGCCCTCGGTGAGCCGCACCGGAAGTAGACGGTTCGTGATGGGCGGCGCCCGTCGCGGCCGTCTCTTCTTTCTCATGCTGCTCGTTGCGCTGACCGCCCTCAACCATCAGGCGTTCACCCGAACCGACGACGAGCACGCCAGGCTCAGCGGCGCGCTCTACCCCTATGAGCTGCAGGCCTATGACCTGCTCGTGCG
Coding sequences:
- a CDS encoding ATP-binding cassette domain-containing protein gives rise to the protein MRPDAGRDGSRSAQGTRLPAAVAGTIRASVATAPGLRASGRALDAQAARARERRRGVAPGGRRRQRGRARAHRSRLALRLSSTPAAHAGAHAGGARAPLERSSPRRRERRARAFRRDPLRRALGGEAVLSRAEPLGVPATIVPGLLRGAPVRYPITGREKIGIGRDAGNRVRLRHPQVSREHASIDGSEGRWMLLDHGSTNGTFLNERPVSGRAELRSGDRIRVSDFLFVFSERSGGGLLELFSEEGNARLDVIALRRDVGGGQLILRDVSLTVMPREFVAVVGVSGAGKSTFVNAVSGFRPADSGAVLLNGVDFYANLDALRESLGYVPQDDIIHRELTVYQALYYAALLRLPEDMGAGEVDQRIEQVLVELQLTERRNLPVSRLSGGQRKRVSIGVELLTQPRLFFLDEPTSGLDPGLEGEMMRLFRRLSDAGHTLLVITHATTNIHLCDQLVFLARGGALAYYGSPRGALTYFGVSDFPEIYAQIEGSDPLMWERRFRASEEYRRLVIERLAQVPLAVVPPQARAALETQVLAPGKSTVDVTPAPAQTPPQAPMAAHRSVRRTSAMRQFFILSRRYLEIVWRDRRNLLLMLLQAPIIAGLLAIVFDADIFDVSNGNFVQARTFLFLMVCCSIWFGTSNAAREICKERAIYRRERSANLQIAPYVFSKVAVLLGLCVVQSVTMMAVIRSRIALPDLGNVFLEKMFLVLLLSSVGGLAMGLLLSSLVSNPDKAGSLVPIILIPQLVLAGALIPLKGLAQDVSYVMLSKWGYEMLGQAARLQELPRPPALSSAEIEPALALDISFAGHFWVLTCYISLLLLATCIVLARSESVES
- a CDS encoding site-2 protease family protein, with translation MRVAAEAYGTLTLETNGSHLVGLVPPGRQPDRNGAWRLSELGYFAFLRPNRVPRVLSLAPAKGAARPINAWRVPALLLLLAVGTTFQAGFGFVEPSAESAARGWIEAAEFSCGVLFILLSHELGHYVAARRCGIRATLPYVIPMPLLFGTMGAFIQMRSPPPDRDAMIKLGAWGPLAGLGATLIVLACALPFSHGAAPQAMYEPCIVFGEPLLMRLMTALCGPRLLPGQELVAHPAVMAGWFGTLITALNLLPGGQLDGGHILRAYICDRVQRRCAKLLSAGLAVLGWRYWPGWYVWAVVVLIFSFTGNPGPTDEATPPSRAAHVCALLSLVALILTFCPWPVTEVTPLH